The genomic DNA ACTTTAGGAGAATTATTAGCAACTATAAGAGATTAATTTTTTACACCCATTCTGTTTGTTTGGGTGTTTTTCTAACTATGTCGTATTTATTCACGGTTTTAATAAGGAAAAATATAAGAATCCTGATATGCTCCTGATAAATTCAGAGTTTAAAGGATTCTGATAATCATATATATCAGCAGCAAAGTAATTTGCTGCTGTTTTTTTAGCGTAATATATTAAAGTGTGAAATAATTATATATATAAAATATATATGCAAAGGGTTTTAATTTTAAAAAAAGTTATGTATAATGAATAGTAGGAGAAAGGAGAATCAATTATGTTTTTTAAAAACCAATATCAGGAGATAAAAGAGATCGGTGAGAAAATTTTTAAAAATCCTGAGTTAGGGTATAAGGAATTTAAAACCAAAGAATCAGTTATTGAATTTCTAAAAAAAGTAAATCCGGAAATAGAAATGGAATTTTTCAGTACTACCGGAATAAAAACTACTCTTGGAAGCGGGAAATCTGTCAATATGGCTTTTATTGGGGAGCTTGATGCAGTGTATGCCCCTTCGCACTGGTGTTCTGACAAGGAGAGCGGAGCAGCTCATAATTGCGGTCATCATACGCAAATAGCTATTACACTGGCATTATATAATTACTTTTATACAACAGGAGCATATAAAAATCTGGATTATACGCTAACCTTTATATTTATACCGGCAGAAGAGTATCTGGATCTGTCTTACAGGGAGAAGCTGCAGAAAGACGGAGTAATAAATTACTATGGCGGTAAACCTGAGGCTATGAGACTGGGTATTTTTGACGATATTGATATAGGTGTTTGTGTTCATGCAATAGGAGGATCTTTTACCGAAAGAACTTCCGAGATAAACTGCGACCTGGCAGGATTTCTTTATAAGAAATATACTTTCAGGGGGAGTGCGTCACATGCAGGATTTGATCCTTTTTCCGGAAAAAATGCGTACAGTATGTCGAATATATTTCAGGTAGCTCTCGGACTTATGAGACAGCAGCTGAAGGACAGCGAGCATGTAAGAATGAACCCTATTGTTATGGAGTCGGATATGTCAACTAATGTAATACCAAACTTTATAAAAGTAGGAACAGATTTGAGAACCAAAAGTGTAGAGTATATGAAAACAGTAGCAGACAGAATAGATAAAGCAGCAATGGGAAGTGCAATATGTCTTGACGGTGAGGTGGAAGCCGAAACACAGATGGGTTATCTTCCGTTTGTACAGGATCGTTATATAGGACAATTTGTAGTGGATGCCTTTACAGAGCAGAGTGAAATAAAAACTTTGTGGAATAATAAGTTTATCAGTGCTGCAGGGGATATCGGGGATCTTTCATTTATGGTTCCTTGTATACAGATAGGATACAGCGGATTTGCGGGTACAATACACGGAGATGATTTTAAGGATGAAGATCCTGAAATGATTTATGAAATATTTCCGAGATTCGTAGCTAAGTCTCTGGAATATATGAGTGGAAAAATTGATAAATCAAAGCTGTACAAAAAGAGTTTCAAAGAATATGAAGAATGTATAAATTCCATAGTAGGAAAATAATATACAATAGAAATTTAGGAGGAAAGAAAAGTAGAATGAAGAAATCTTATATTTATATGGTAATTTTTGCATTTATAATAATTGCCATTGCCGAAATAATAGGGATTCAGATGATTCCTATAGGGGAAAAGCTGGCACTGACTATATTACCGCTGGCATTTGCAATTTTATTTACAATGCTTTTAGGACTTAAACCTTTAAGAAAAGGGATTATAGCAAAAATTTATTCCAAGGAAAACGTAAATTTTGCAGGAAAATATCTTATTATAATTATGCTTCCTTTAATGGCAAGATATGGTGCCACAATAGCACCTCAGTTAGGAGATATAGTAAGCAAGGGTCCTATTTTCTTATTTCAGGAATTAGGAAACTTAGGAACAGTTGTTCTTGGACTTCCGGTGGCTATTCTTCTCGGGCTTAAACGTGAAGCCATAGGATGTACGCTTGGTCTCGGAAGAGAAGGAGAGCTGGCTTATATATCTGAAAAATATACGCTTGATTCGCCGGAAGGGCGTGGGGTACTTTCGCTTTATATAATAGGGACATTATTTGGCGCATTATTTTTCAGTTTCTTTGCACCGATCCTTAGTTATGTGGGTTATTCCCCTCAGGCCTTGGCGATGGCTTCAGGAGTGGGCTCAGGAAGTATGATGGCTGCTTCATCATCGGCATTGACTTCACATTTTCCGGAACTGGGTGAACAGATAACGGCTTATGCCAGTGCAAGTAACCTGCTGACAAGCTTCTTAGGAACATATTCAATGTTATTTTTA from Sebaldella termitidis ATCC 33386 includes the following:
- a CDS encoding DUF3100 domain-containing protein, whose amino-acid sequence is MKKSYIYMVIFAFIIIAIAEIIGIQMIPIGEKLALTILPLAFAILFTMLLGLKPLRKGIIAKIYSKENVNFAGKYLIIIMLPLMARYGATIAPQLGDIVSKGPIFLFQELGNLGTVVLGLPVAILLGLKREAIGCTLGLGREGELAYISEKYTLDSPEGRGVLSLYIIGTLFGALFFSFFAPILSYVGYSPQALAMASGVGSGSMMAASSSALTSHFPELGEQITAYASASNLLTSFLGTYSMLFLAAPLQSFMYKLLTRGDKK
- a CDS encoding M20/M25/M40 family metallo-hydrolase, which codes for MFFKNQYQEIKEIGEKIFKNPELGYKEFKTKESVIEFLKKVNPEIEMEFFSTTGIKTTLGSGKSVNMAFIGELDAVYAPSHWCSDKESGAAHNCGHHTQIAITLALYNYFYTTGAYKNLDYTLTFIFIPAEEYLDLSYREKLQKDGVINYYGGKPEAMRLGIFDDIDIGVCVHAIGGSFTERTSEINCDLAGFLYKKYTFRGSASHAGFDPFSGKNAYSMSNIFQVALGLMRQQLKDSEHVRMNPIVMESDMSTNVIPNFIKVGTDLRTKSVEYMKTVADRIDKAAMGSAICLDGEVEAETQMGYLPFVQDRYIGQFVVDAFTEQSEIKTLWNNKFISAAGDIGDLSFMVPCIQIGYSGFAGTIHGDDFKDEDPEMIYEIFPRFVAKSLEYMSGKIDKSKLYKKSFKEYEECINSIVGK